The following coding sequences are from one Formosa haliotis window:
- the mnmA gene encoding tRNA 2-thiouridine(34) synthase MnmA: MKRVIVGLSGGVDSSVAAYVLQQQGYEVIGLFMKNWHDDSVTISDECPWLDDSNDAMSVAEKLGIPFQTVDLSEQYKERIVDYMFKEYENGRTPNPDVLCNREIKFDVFMKIALDLGADYVATGHYCRKGILNEGENETYQLLAGVDGNKDQSYFLCQLSQDQLAKALFPIGELTKPEVRKIASELDLITAEKKDSQGLCFIGKVRLPEFLQQKLKPKAGVIVEIEKSSPLYATKQENFNSKLEELQFLTTKTNYAVTDGTVVGKHQGAHYFTKGQRKGLGVGGKVEPLFVIDTDVDENVIYTGQGHEHPGLLKTALFVKEDEIHWIREDLALKTDETMSVLARIRYRQPLQNATLYKVDGGLFVEFEAPQSAITEGQFVAWYHGDELLGSGVIS; this comes from the coding sequence ATGAAACGAGTAATTGTTGGACTTTCGGGAGGTGTCGATTCTAGTGTAGCTGCATATGTTTTACAGCAACAAGGGTACGAAGTGATTGGACTTTTTATGAAAAATTGGCACGATGACTCTGTAACGATTTCCGATGAATGTCCGTGGTTAGACGATAGTAACGATGCCATGTCGGTTGCCGAAAAATTAGGCATTCCTTTTCAAACTGTCGATTTAAGCGAGCAGTATAAAGAACGTATTGTAGACTATATGTTTAAAGAATACGAGAATGGCCGTACGCCAAACCCAGATGTGCTTTGTAATCGTGAAATAAAATTCGATGTGTTTATGAAGATTGCCTTAGACCTAGGTGCAGATTATGTCGCTACTGGGCATTATTGCAGAAAAGGTATTCTTAACGAAGGCGAAAATGAAACCTACCAATTACTGGCAGGCGTGGATGGAAATAAAGATCAATCGTATTTTTTATGCCAGTTGTCGCAAGATCAATTAGCAAAAGCTTTATTCCCAATAGGGGAATTAACAAAACCAGAAGTACGTAAAATTGCTTCAGAATTAGATTTAATTACTGCCGAAAAGAAAGACTCTCAAGGCTTGTGTTTTATCGGGAAAGTGCGATTACCAGAATTTCTTCAACAAAAATTAAAACCTAAAGCAGGTGTTATTGTAGAGATCGAAAAATCAAGTCCGTTATATGCTACTAAACAGGAAAACTTTAATTCTAAATTAGAAGAACTACAGTTTTTAACAACAAAAACCAACTATGCGGTTACCGATGGTACAGTTGTAGGAAAGCACCAAGGAGCTCATTATTTTACTAAAGGTCAGCGTAAAGGTTTGGGCGTTGGCGGTAAAGTAGAACCTTTATTTGTAATTGATACCGATGTAGATGAAAACGTAATTTATACCGGACAAGGGCATGAACATCCTGGTTTATTAAAAACAGCTTTATTTGTAAAAGAAGACGAAATTCATTGGATTCGGGAGGATTTAGCCTTGAAAACAGACGAAACGATGTCTGTATTGGCTCGTATTCGTTATAGACAACCTCTCCAAAATGCCACTTTATACAAAGTAGATGGCGGATTGTTTGTTGAATTTGAAGCGCCACAATCGGCTATAACAGAAGGCCAATTTGTAGCGTGGTATCATGGCGACGAATTATTAGGTTCGGGAGTTATTTCTTAA
- a CDS encoding S8 family serine peptidase, with the protein MSSKLLLFLCLIFGLQWQMFSQEDAWVYFSDKQNVATSLENPTTILSQKAVDRKARFGIPIDERDVPVNEAYITQLKQQDGILVLAKSKWFNAVHVRGSQTAIKDLEEFSFVSEISFADKNLNTTSRVNRESFSELASKSDFVYGSASNQVEMIQINTLHEQNFTGTGLTIAVLDSGFPNVNTVGAFQYLIENNKLLGSYNFLERHVNVYDENEGEHGTWVLSTMAGYIENEYVGTAPDASYYLFMTENGISENPVEESLWVEAAERADSLGVDIINSSLGYKYYDNPNYSYQHSDLDGKTAYVTKGAAIASEKGILVVTSAGNSDTDGVGAPADAEGVFSIGAVDANGNYAYFSSQGSDIQPSLKPDVSAQGLGTAVVSKTNTIQKLNGTSFSSPIMAGAMACLWQAFPDLTNLELMELVRAAGSQYRTPDNLLGYGIPNFATALENGNLTVGNHTKDLQVVVYPNPTSQNLYFKTTSETPEITVSVFDVLGHLVLEKTMSNQHVLDVSTLEEGMYMLRITSLNRSLTKKIIKLHGK; encoded by the coding sequence ATGAGCTCAAAACTACTATTATTTTTATGCTTAATTTTCGGACTACAATGGCAGATGTTCTCTCAAGAAGATGCTTGGGTGTATTTCTCCGATAAGCAAAATGTTGCCACATCATTAGAAAATCCTACGACTATCTTAAGTCAGAAAGCGGTAGACAGAAAAGCTCGTTTCGGGATTCCGATAGACGAACGCGATGTGCCGGTAAATGAAGCTTATATTACACAGCTAAAACAACAAGACGGGATTCTTGTATTGGCAAAATCGAAATGGTTTAATGCAGTTCATGTTCGTGGAAGCCAAACCGCAATAAAAGACTTGGAAGAGTTTTCATTTGTTTCAGAGATTAGTTTTGCCGATAAAAATTTAAATACCACTTCCCGTGTTAATCGGGAGTCTTTCTCAGAACTTGCTTCGAAATCAGATTTTGTATACGGTAGTGCTTCAAATCAGGTAGAAATGATTCAGATTAATACACTTCATGAACAAAATTTTACCGGTACAGGTTTAACCATAGCCGTTTTAGATTCGGGGTTTCCCAATGTAAATACGGTTGGTGCATTTCAATATTTAATAGAAAATAATAAGCTACTTGGTAGCTATAATTTTTTAGAGAGACACGTTAATGTTTACGATGAAAATGAAGGAGAACATGGTACATGGGTGTTGAGTACCATGGCAGGATATATAGAAAATGAATATGTTGGTACAGCACCAGATGCTTCATACTATTTATTTATGACAGAAAATGGAATTAGCGAAAACCCAGTAGAGGAAAGCCTTTGGGTGGAAGCGGCCGAACGTGCTGATAGTTTAGGGGTCGATATAATTAATTCGTCTCTGGGCTATAAATATTACGATAATCCGAATTACAGTTACCAACATTCCGATTTAGATGGGAAGACAGCCTATGTTACTAAAGGGGCGGCTATAGCTTCAGAAAAGGGCATTTTAGTGGTGACTTCTGCAGGGAATTCTGATACAGATGGGGTAGGCGCTCCAGCAGATGCTGAAGGTGTTTTTTCGATAGGGGCAGTAGATGCAAATGGAAATTACGCTTATTTTAGTTCGCAAGGATCGGACATCCAGCCATCGCTAAAACCAGATGTTTCTGCACAAGGTCTAGGTACTGCGGTTGTAAGTAAAACCAATACCATACAGAAATTAAACGGCACCTCTTTTAGTTCACCTATTATGGCAGGTGCAATGGCTTGTTTATGGCAAGCTTTTCCAGATTTAACGAATTTAGAACTTATGGAATTGGTTCGGGCAGCTGGCTCGCAATATAGAACTCCAGATAATCTATTAGGTTATGGTATTCCAAATTTTGCTACGGCCTTAGAAAATGGAAATTTAACTGTTGGAAATCATACCAAAGATTTGCAGGTAGTGGTTTATCCGAATCCTACATCTCAAAATCTATATTTTAAAACGACTTCAGAAACGCCAGAAATAACGGTTTCTGTGTTCGATGTTTTAGGACATTTGGTTTTAGAAAAAACCATGAGTAATCAACACGTTCTAGATGTTTCAACCTTAGAAGAAGGCATGTATATGCTGAGAATTACAAGTTTGAATCGTAGCCTAACTAAAAAAATTATTAAGCTTCATGGAAAATAG
- a CDS encoding NAD(P)H-dependent flavin oxidoreductase yields MENSITKLFNIKYPIIQAGMIWNSGWELASAASNSGILGLIGAGSMYPDVLRDHIQKCKRATNKPFGVNVPMLYPNIEEIMNIIVEEDVSIVFTSAGNPKTWTSWLKERGITVVHVVSSVKFALKAQAAGVDAVVAEGFEAGGHNGREETTTFTLIPMVREQLDIPLIAAGGIATGKGMLAAMVLGADGVQIGSRFVASKESSAHLSFKEAVVKTNDGDTHLTLKELAPVRLIKNKFYNDVQNLYQKGTSAEELKALLGRARSKRGMFEGDLEEGELEIGQIAGLIHDIKPVADIVSEIVTEFEATKKSIALI; encoded by the coding sequence ATGGAAAATAGCATCACAAAATTATTCAATATAAAATATCCTATTATTCAAGCCGGAATGATTTGGAATAGTGGTTGGGAGTTAGCCTCTGCGGCAAGTAACTCCGGAATTCTAGGGTTAATAGGTGCCGGGTCTATGTATCCCGATGTGTTGCGCGATCATATTCAGAAGTGTAAAAGAGCGACTAACAAACCATTTGGTGTAAATGTTCCTATGTTATATCCTAATATTGAAGAGATCATGAACATCATCGTAGAAGAAGATGTAAGCATTGTATTTACTTCGGCCGGAAACCCTAAAACTTGGACCTCTTGGTTAAAAGAACGCGGCATAACTGTAGTGCATGTGGTGAGTAGCGTAAAGTTCGCCTTAAAGGCACAAGCAGCCGGTGTAGATGCAGTGGTTGCTGAAGGTTTTGAAGCTGGCGGACATAACGGTCGTGAAGAAACGACCACTTTTACGTTAATCCCGATGGTAAGAGAGCAACTTGACATTCCGTTAATTGCAGCCGGAGGAATTGCAACAGGAAAAGGTATGTTAGCGGCCATGGTATTAGGTGCCGATGGCGTGCAAATAGGAAGCCGATTTGTGGCTAGCAAAGAGTCGTCTGCCCATTTAAGTTTTAAAGAGGCCGTGGTTAAAACCAACGATGGCGATACGCATTTAACCTTAAAAGAACTGGCGCCTGTACGACTGATAAAAAACAAGTTTTATAACGACGTGCAGAACCTGTATCAGAAAGGGACAAGTGCAGAGGAATTAAAAGCATTACTAGGTCGTGCACGATCTAAACGTGGCATGTTTGAAGGCGACCTAGAAGAAGGCGAATTAGAAATAGGTCAAATCGCAGGGTTAATCCATGATATAAAACCTGTAGCCGATATTGTATCGGAAATTGTGACAGAATTTGAAGCTACAAAAAAGAGCATCGCCTTAATCTAA
- a CDS encoding MATE family efflux transporter, which produces MQLSKYTKEFKYNWQLAAPVMLGMLGHTFVSFVDNIMVGQLGTAELAAVSLGNSFMFIAMSIGIGFSTAITPLVAEADTAHDFKSGKSAFKHGLLLCTGIGVLLFLIVYFAKPLMYLMKQPVEVVELAIPYLDLVAFSLIPLVVFQAFKQFADGMSMTKYPMYATIVGNIVNVVLNYMFIFGKFGAPAYGIVGAAYGTLASRFIMVAFIWWVLKGQEKTREYVINIKIFVLERVMMKRIINLGAPSAMQMLFEVAIFTSAVWLSGLLGKNPQAANQIALNLSSMTFMVATGLSVASMVRVGNQKGLKNYQELRRIAFSLFLMGTLFAVCFALMFLALHTQLPKIYVDLNDVKNFADNTEVVEIASNLLLAAAVFQISDSIQVVVLGALRGLQDVKVPTIITFISYWIIGFPVSYYFGKEEQLGSFGIWLGLLAGLTSAAILLYIRFNYLTKQLILQKEL; this is translated from the coding sequence GTGCAATTATCTAAGTATACAAAAGAGTTTAAATACAACTGGCAATTGGCAGCGCCAGTAATGCTAGGCATGTTAGGACATACTTTTGTGAGTTTTGTCGATAATATCATGGTGGGGCAATTGGGTACAGCCGAACTCGCAGCCGTGTCTTTAGGAAATAGCTTCATGTTTATAGCCATGTCTATCGGGATTGGGTTTTCTACAGCTATTACACCTTTAGTTGCCGAAGCCGACACCGCTCACGATTTTAAATCTGGAAAATCAGCTTTTAAGCATGGATTGTTATTGTGTACGGGTATTGGAGTTTTACTTTTTCTAATCGTCTACTTTGCTAAGCCTTTAATGTATTTAATGAAACAACCTGTCGAGGTTGTCGAGTTGGCCATTCCGTATTTAGATTTGGTTGCATTTTCCTTAATTCCTCTTGTGGTTTTTCAAGCCTTTAAGCAGTTTGCAGATGGCATGTCTATGACCAAATACCCTATGTATGCTACCATTGTGGGTAATATTGTGAATGTGGTTCTAAATTACATGTTTATTTTCGGGAAGTTTGGGGCACCTGCCTATGGTATAGTAGGAGCGGCATATGGTACTTTAGCCTCTCGATTTATTATGGTTGCTTTTATTTGGTGGGTGTTAAAAGGTCAAGAAAAAACTAGAGAATACGTTATAAATATCAAGATTTTTGTGCTCGAGCGCGTCATGATGAAACGTATCATTAATCTTGGAGCACCAAGCGCTATGCAAATGTTATTTGAAGTCGCCATCTTTACTTCGGCAGTATGGTTAAGTGGTTTGCTGGGCAAAAATCCTCAAGCAGCAAACCAGATAGCATTGAACTTATCGTCAATGACCTTTATGGTAGCCACAGGCTTAAGTGTAGCTAGTATGGTTAGAGTAGGAAATCAGAAAGGATTAAAAAATTACCAAGAGTTAAGACGTATCGCATTTTCGTTATTTTTAATGGGAACCCTTTTTGCCGTATGTTTTGCTTTGATGTTTTTAGCACTACATACCCAACTACCAAAAATTTATGTCGATTTAAACGATGTTAAAAACTTTGCCGATAATACAGAAGTGGTTGAAATCGCTTCAAATTTATTATTGGCAGCAGCCGTTTTTCAAATTAGCGATAGTATTCAAGTCGTTGTTTTAGGGGCTTTACGTGGTCTTCAAGATGTGAAAGTACCTACCATTATTACATTTATTTCGTATTGGATTATTGGGTTTCCGGTGAGTTATTACTTCGGTAAAGAAGAGCAATTAGGAAGCTTCGGAATATGGCTCGGACTATTGGCCGGATTAACTTCGGCAGCAATTTTACTTTATATTAGATTCAATTATCTAACAAAACAATTAATTTTACAAAAAGAACTTTAA
- a CDS encoding phosphatase PAP2 family protein, giving the protein MLEQLINTDKELFLYLNNLGSASWDTFWLVITNKFTFIPFYALLLFLLYKKLGVKSVLILVILIALMITFTDQIANVFKHGFQRPRPCRQEGVMESMRFIAERCGRYGFFSAHAASSMAIAVFMGLVLKPFYKNLIFVFLFWSAIVAYSRIYVGVHYPLDIICGMAFGGLTGFGFYKLFLYISKRRGLPTF; this is encoded by the coding sequence ATGCTCGAACAACTTATAAATACCGATAAAGAATTATTTTTATATCTTAACAATTTAGGGTCGGCAAGCTGGGATACGTTTTGGTTGGTTATTACTAATAAGTTTACGTTTATCCCATTCTACGCTCTGCTACTCTTTTTGTTGTATAAGAAACTAGGTGTAAAATCGGTACTTATACTTGTTATTTTAATTGCATTAATGATCACTTTTACCGACCAGATTGCTAATGTTTTTAAACACGGATTTCAGCGCCCTAGGCCATGCCGCCAAGAAGGAGTTATGGAGTCGATGCGATTTATTGCAGAACGTTGTGGGCGTTATGGTTTTTTCTCGGCTCATGCGGCCAGTTCTATGGCTATAGCTGTATTTATGGGCTTGGTACTAAAACCTTTTTATAAGAACCTCATTTTTGTGTTTCTGTTTTGGAGTGCGATTGTAGCTTACAGCCGTATTTACGTTGGCGTACATTATCCGTTAGATATTATCTGCGGAATGGCTTTTGGAGGACTTACAGGTTTTGGGTTTTATAAACTCTTTCTCTATATTTCGAAACGCCGAGGTTTACCTACTTTTTAG
- a CDS encoding ArnT family glycosyltransferase, translating into MIKVIEKHPVVAICIMVALMMLPSLHVMQVTIMEARNFITAREMLTDNHWLLTTMNGEARYEKPPLPTWLSAISAAIFGLNVFALRLPTVFMVMVIGVYVYRLSFSLLNNNVHSLVNACIVFTSFYTIGITIEAPWDIYAHGFMMIAIYHLYQLFQKKNKYWKHTIIAGICLGLSFLSKGPVSLYALCLPFLLAYAFTFKFKKFRPKTFSIFSILILMLIIGGWWFIYVRLQDPATFSTITQKETSNWGSYNIRPFYYYWSFFTQSGIWTIPAFIGLLFPYLKSRVRNLKAYKFSFYWTLIAVILLSIIPEKKSRYLMPVLIPLAINTGFYIDYLFQRFKNLQDKKETFPVYFNFGLIASIGVLFPVLAYLGLKDKLDGFWIEFVMASVVLFTIGIFIFINLKHKAIKNVFFLTVLFFASIFIVALPLSKATVPAHYYDITQLQADAKAEGLTVYELNYVSPEMIWLYGDKLPSITEHEQLYNFPTEAKFGLLTNNLNDAEKQRISAQYTMNLIRTYDINTADASSRKHNSRLVNYYYIISKK; encoded by the coding sequence ATGATTAAAGTTATCGAAAAACATCCCGTTGTAGCCATTTGCATTATGGTAGCCTTGATGATGCTCCCTAGTTTGCATGTTATGCAAGTTACTATTATGGAAGCTAGAAACTTTATTACCGCTCGCGAAATGTTAACCGACAACCATTGGTTGTTAACCACAATGAACGGGGAAGCACGATACGAAAAACCTCCTTTACCTACCTGGTTGTCGGCCATCTCTGCTGCTATTTTTGGATTGAATGTATTTGCACTGCGCTTACCAACCGTTTTTATGGTTATGGTTATTGGGGTGTATGTTTATAGATTATCATTTTCCTTATTAAATAATAATGTACATAGCCTGGTAAATGCATGTATTGTATTTACCTCGTTTTACACCATAGGAATCACTATAGAAGCGCCTTGGGATATTTACGCTCATGGTTTTATGATGATTGCTATTTACCACCTATATCAACTCTTTCAGAAGAAAAACAAATACTGGAAACATACTATTATAGCTGGAATTTGCCTTGGGCTCTCCTTTTTAAGTAAAGGTCCCGTTTCGCTTTATGCGCTATGTTTACCTTTTTTATTGGCCTACGCGTTTACGTTTAAATTCAAAAAATTCAGACCTAAAACATTTTCAATTTTCAGTATTTTAATTCTTATGCTAATCATTGGAGGTTGGTGGTTTATTTATGTAAGATTACAGGATCCTGCTACTTTTTCTACCATTACTCAAAAAGAAACCAGTAATTGGGGAAGTTATAATATTCGACCGTTTTACTACTATTGGAGCTTTTTTACTCAAAGTGGGATTTGGACCATTCCAGCATTTATAGGGTTGTTATTTCCGTATTTAAAATCTAGAGTGCGCAATTTAAAAGCGTATAAATTCAGTTTTTATTGGACGCTAATAGCTGTTATTTTATTGTCTATTATTCCGGAGAAAAAATCGAGATATCTCATGCCGGTTTTAATTCCGTTGGCCATAAACACAGGCTTTTATATTGACTATTTATTTCAGCGTTTTAAAAATTTACAAGACAAAAAGGAAACGTTCCCTGTCTATTTTAATTTCGGTCTTATAGCAAGCATTGGGGTATTGTTCCCTGTTTTAGCGTATTTAGGCTTAAAGGATAAACTTGATGGTTTTTGGATTGAGTTTGTTATGGCTTCTGTAGTTTTATTTACAATTGGGATTTTTATCTTCATCAACCTAAAACACAAAGCGATTAAGAACGTCTTTTTTCTAACGGTACTCTTTTTCGCATCCATATTTATTGTTGCCTTACCCCTTTCTAAAGCTACAGTTCCAGCTCATTACTACGACATCACACAATTACAAGCCGATGCCAAAGCTGAAGGCTTAACGGTCTACGAATTAAATTATGTGTCGCCAGAAATGATTTGGTTATATGGCGATAAATTGCCTAGTATTACAGAACATGAGCAGCTGTATAACTTTCCAACAGAAGCTAAATTTGGATTACTAACAAATAATTTAAATGATGCTGAAAAGCAAAGAATAAGTGCCCAATACACTATGAATTTAATTCGTACTTATGATATTAACACAGCCGATGCGTCGTCTAGAAAACACAATTCCCGACTTGTTAATTACTATTATATCATTTCTAAAAAGTAG
- a CDS encoding lipid-A-disaccharide synthase N-terminal domain-containing protein, translated as MSNWIIYSIGFIAQILFSSRLVVQWVTSEKKRKVITPTLFWTLSLLASFLLFVYGYLRQDFAIMLGQSLTYFIYIRNLQLQNEWQKFPKLMRWFLLFVPLLIVIYYYNNNKIDMTLLFKNENIPVWLLILGIVSQIVFTLRFVYQWLYSEKKKESTLPFGFWALSLTGSILILVYAVLRKDPVLFIGHILGAVIYSRNLVLIKKYHD; from the coding sequence ATGAGTAATTGGATTATATACAGTATAGGTTTTATAGCACAAATCTTATTCTCTTCCCGCTTAGTCGTACAGTGGGTGACATCTGAAAAAAAACGGAAAGTTATTACGCCAACCTTATTTTGGACGCTGAGTTTACTTGCCTCGTTCTTACTGTTTGTTTATGGGTATCTGCGGCAAGATTTTGCCATTATGTTAGGGCAAAGTTTAACGTATTTTATTTACATTAGAAACCTACAGCTACAAAACGAATGGCAAAAATTCCCAAAGCTTATGCGTTGGTTTTTACTTTTTGTCCCTCTTCTTATCGTAATTTACTACTATAATAATAACAAGATTGATATGACGTTATTATTTAAGAATGAAAACATACCGGTTTGGTTATTAATTTTAGGAATCGTTTCGCAAATTGTATTTACGTTGCGTTTTGTATACCAATGGTTATATTCTGAAAAAAAGAAGGAATCGACTCTTCCTTTTGGGTTTTGGGCATTAAGCTTAACAGGCTCGATTCTTATTTTAGTTTATGCTGTATTGCGCAAAGACCCAGTGTTGTTTATCGGACATATATTAGGGGCTGTAATTTATAGTCGGAATTTAGTTTTAATAAAAAAATATCATGATTAA
- a CDS encoding glycosyltransferase family 2 protein gives MSYQFTIIVPVYNEEDNLLRVEKELLAYAQTAAKTTKILLVNDGSKDKSQELIEAICQKHPEFNFISFKENRGLSAAIKAGFDYADTPLVGYIDSDLQTAPSDFNILLQHIGEYDLVTGVRSNRKDSFVKNMSSKIANGIRRSFTHDGMDDTGCPLKVIKTDYAKRIPMFKGLHRFLPAMILLQKGNILQVPVQHFPRLAGEAKFGLWNRLLGPLVDCFAYMWMKKKYINYEIEKRS, from the coding sequence AGCTTTTAGCCTATGCTCAAACAGCTGCTAAAACCACTAAAATTCTGCTTGTAAATGATGGTTCTAAAGATAAAAGCCAAGAACTTATAGAGGCCATTTGCCAGAAACATCCCGAATTTAATTTTATAAGTTTTAAAGAAAATCGAGGGTTAAGTGCTGCCATAAAAGCAGGGTTCGATTATGCCGATACTCCTTTGGTAGGTTATATCGATTCCGATTTACAAACAGCTCCTTCCGATTTTAATATTTTACTTCAGCATATCGGAGAATACGACTTAGTTACAGGTGTACGTTCTAATAGAAAAGATTCGTTTGTAAAAAATATGTCTTCTAAAATAGCCAATGGCATCAGAAGAAGTTTTACCCACGATGGCATGGACGATACCGGTTGTCCGTTAAAAGTAATAAAAACAGATTATGCCAAACGTATTCCTATGTTTAAAGGTTTACACCGGTTTTTACCAGCTATGATTTTACTTCAGAAAGGAAACATACTTCAGGTGCCTGTACAACACTTTCCTAGACTGGCTGGCGAAGCTAAATTTGGATTATGGAATCGCTTATTAGGACCTTTAGTAGATTGTTTTGCATATATGTGGATGAAAAAGAAGTATATTAACTACGAAATCGAGAAACGTAGTTAA